A stretch of Lactuca sativa cultivar Salinas chromosome 6, Lsat_Salinas_v11, whole genome shotgun sequence DNA encodes these proteins:
- the LOC111899400 gene encoding protein Brevis radix-like 1 — MLTCITCSKQQVDDGGEEVGARGAPATKDAVKTLTTQMKDMALKVSGSSKGKPPTGPGNKGYNYRAYTDYDTTLSKGIKYPYTIQPPESSSSVPPVWDGGYEPPRQSGHLVLDEDDDPIEWMAQVEPGVQITFVSLPNGGNDLKRIRFNREMFDKWQAQRWWGENYDRIMELYNVQRFNCQALDTPSRSEDGGRDSCYSKLGSVKDSPMMNTMRNHQYNNVGPGGGGVYGGPSSMSMDASRTTTSSRDEAGSVSISNASDVDSEWIEEDEPGVYITIRQLVDGTRELRRVRFSREKFGEVHAKQWWEQNRERIQSQYL, encoded by the exons ATGCTGACGTGTATAACGTGCTCAAAGCAGCAGGTAGACGATGGAGGCGAGGAAGTGGGGGCGCGTGGGGCACCCGCCACCAAAGACGCCGTCAAAACCCTCACCACGCAG atGAAGGACATGGCGTTGAAAGTTTCTGGGTCTTCAAAGGGAAAGCCACCCACAGGGCCAGGGAACAAAGGGTACAACTACAGAGCCTACACAGATTATGACACCACATTATCTAAAGGAATCAAATATCCTTACACGATACAACCACCTGAAAGTTCAAGTTCAGTCCCTCCAGTTTGGGATGGGGGATATGAACCCCCTCGACAATCCGGTCATTTGGTTTTGGATGAGGATGATGACCCTATAGAATGGATGGCTCAAGTGGAGCCTGGTGTTCAAATTACATTTGTGTCCTTGCCTAATGGTGGAAACGACCTCAAACGGATTCGATTCAA CCGAGAGATGTTTGACAAATGGCAAGCGCAAAGATGGTGGGGAGAGAATTATGATAGAATTATGGAGCTGTACAATGTGCAGAGGTTCAATTGTCAAGCGCTTGACACGCCTTCTAGGTCCGAGGATGGAGGG AGGGATTCGTGTTATTCGAAGCTTGGATCGGTGAAGGACAGCCCGATGATGAACACGATGAGGAACCATCAGTATAATAATGTGGGTCCTGGTGGGGGTGGTGTGTATGGTGGGCCATCGTCAATGTCCATGGATGCATCGAGGACCACGACATCGTCGCGAGATGAGGCGGGGTCGGTTTCGATTAGTAATGCGAGTGATGTTGATTCGGAGTGGATAGAGGAAGACGAGCCTGGTGTTTATATTACAATCAGACAATTGGTGGATGGAACACGTGAGCTTCGGCGTGTCAGATTCAG TCGTGAGAAGTTTGGGGAAGTGCATGCAAAGCAATGGTGGGAACAAAACCGGGAGAGAATACAATCTCAATACCTTTAA